The Manihot esculenta cultivar AM560-2 chromosome 17, M.esculenta_v8, whole genome shotgun sequence genome contains the following window.
GACTTACTTTGTAATCCATGACCCACATAAGAGTTAGCCTTCAAGTTGAACAATAAGGTTAATTCAAGGTAAAATGTAGACCATAGATGTGATGCATCATGCAGGGCCCTTCATGGGTGTGCTCCAAAATAAAATGTCAAAAACCTAAGTTTCCCATCGTATAACCACAGTGTTTAAAGCCAGTTGGAGTGGACACACAAATAGATTTGATAATAAGATGATAAACTAGGGCTTGTCTGCAGGCAGAACCTGTCTCCGACCAAGGGCTCTGGCCAATGGCCATGGGGGGCAACACAAAAAGATTGGTACTATTTGAGCATAATGACAAGCCAATGGGTCTAAACAACAAGAAGCACATCTGCTCTTGAGAGACTTTGGCTTGGGACCAATCATTCATTTACTAGGCAACTTAAAATTCTTGAACAGGCCATTACACAACAATCATAGGAGAAAAACGCAGTTCATAGATGCTAAATTTTATAGTAATTAAtgtgaatgcagaagaggaaactTTTGTTTAATCAGCTTCAAATTTTGGGATTTCTGCAAAAAGAGGGAAAATAGGAAAAAACAGAGAGGTAAAATACAGAGAAGCAGAGAGAAGAAGCAAGAAGAATGCTTAATAGGTGTAGCTGCTAAATTAATGGCTGGATAACAGTTTCAGGGAAGATAATTTCACCTCTGACAAGCATAATTATGAAGCAAGCACAAAGACCAGAAATTGGAAAAGGAAACCATTAGGCAGCAGCAAGACTTTATGTCAGACAAGCAATCATCATTATTTACAAGAATAAAAAAAACCAACAAAACCATCAAAGCCAGAGACCAAACAGGAAAGaaacaaacaaagaaagaaagaagcaaCATTTCCCCCAAAATCAGGAGCTAAAGCAAACCAGACATTCCAAAAACAGAAAGAAGATTAAACAACTGATAAAAATGtaattatatagaaaatatgGGAAAAGGGTCACTCACTTTTGGTGATGGGTGGCTAAGTTTCGCATTGAACCCCATCTGGGATTCAAGGTCACCATGGGTTCTAGCAGAGGTGGGTCTGAAAAATCTTTCAAAAATGGCCATGACCAAGAACATGGAGATGAGAATGGCAGTGGCTACAAACCCAAAAGACACTGCATTGACAGAATTGTCAAATTGTCTCCAATGGTCATCTTTTGGAACATTTAATAATGGGGCTTCAACAGGTGGCCAGACATTACAGCCACCATGTTGTTCAACCATTTTGGAAGTAAAATCTCAGCTCAGAAGATCCTCCCTTCCATTGTAATCACACTGCTAGTGAGAGTATTAATGGAGTGTTGTGAAAAAGGTTAGGCGAGGCTCAAGGCTTTAAATTTCTACGGCAGAATCAAAGCTTGAAAGAGTGCTGAAATCCTTTGTTTATTTGAAGGCCTCGAAAAGGAGAAAACAAGAGAGAGGCATGTGGGCTATCTGCAGCGCACAGAGAGGTGACAAAGGTGACTAGAGtgtagagatagagagagaaagcTTCGGAATTTGGATAGCTCTGCTTTAACAGAGATATATGAGGAAGGAAATGGTTGTTTTGGCAGTTGAAATTGACTTTTCTTGTTTATTTATTACAACCTCTTCATCTTTGTATTCTCGCAGtgctcaactttttttttttttaattatcttatttattcaattctaactaattttttaaattaggctgtgattttgatttaaaattttgtttttctattaattaaatttttaagtaattttttattatgttgattgagattaattaataatttgctTGGTATTTTATCAATTCCTTTCTATtggtgtttttaatttttaatactatatattatttatagtatttaagttttttaagtaaaaaaataaaatatattaacaaatttgtATATTGATGTGTTAATGATATTatcaaattacaaaaaaatgatatagttttttaaaagataaagtcaTTGTTGttaaagttatttatttatttatttaaaaaatatatgttattgattaaatttttttttaaatattttttaagataaataaaatcttaaacaTAATTTAGAGTTAATATTcagtcggttcgatttaaaattaaactaaattaaataaattaaaaattaaaattttgatatttatgaaaaccgaactgaattaattttaattagcaatcgaattgaattaaactgATTTGATATGATTCGATTTagttcaatttaattgatttgaattttcaataaattttttttatcttttatttttaatattttaaaatttaattataatattttagttttaatatgatctaatctctctattagaaatattattaaaaataatatactattatcgctaatcagttcgatttgattttttttttctgatcaaaattaaactgaaccaaaataactaaaatttttaaaattaaaaattgaattgaaataaaataaataaaaaatcaaactaaaattttaaattaattcgattcttattaattttttcgatttgaatcgaatactggTTAGCTAATTGaaacttttgaaaaatataaaagttaagaAATGAAAACTCAGTATACTATTATGAGATGATttagatttataaaaaaaaaacctattgTGTGATTGGAGtaattcaattaataaatttaaaatttctcaaaaaaatataaaaattatttctatttaattgatatttttctaattttttaaaaaattaatttttttatttaatttaaaaaaataatctacTTATTTCAATacaattaaattactttttgaCGAATCacgttaaaaaataatatatttaaattaaataaaaattaaatttaaatacacTCACATATTTAATTTAGTAGTAACTACATCCGGGAAATCTTTAGAATTACCACTACTTAGCTTTCAATTCGCCTCTGaccatcaaataaataaatcattttaaaatttatttttttaatttttaatttttaatttttaattttcaattaaaaaaattaaatttaaattcaccaatatattatactaaaaatcaatcaattttAAGTTTTGTAGCCAAATAAATGTACAACATTAGAGGCCTATGAAATGCAAAGCGAGCAAAGCAACTTTCAACAACAGCAAATCCAGGCACTAACAGTGACCCAAGTTGAGGGTTAAGGCTTAAGACCCCAAATCCCACCTACACGTGCCATGTCGATTTATATACCCATGTCTCCCCAACCCATCAACCCTCGTGGTCCTCCTCTCCTCTCTAGCATTTTCCCCCACCACGTGGCACTACCACAAACTCAATGTGTATATATCTTTATTTGTAGTTTGGCATTGGAAGACCTAGATTAGAAAACGAAGAACAAAACCGACATATAAGCTAGCCGGCCCATGTCGAGTTTTCCAGGTTCCAACCAAACACATGTGCATGAAAATTCTGTAGATTGTCCCCCAAATCAATGCTTCGGATGAACTTTCAGATCATGTTTAAACCTGGGCAACTCCATTACTCTTGAAAAGTGAAGATCGGATGAGAAGAGTCAAACATTAAGCCTGCGTAGCAATATTTCCCCTGCATGCGGGAACAGTAACGGTTGCACGTGCAGGGTAAGGAGAGAGAAGAAACAAGTCTTGTGtcactttctcttcttttcatgCCCAATGACCAACCACATTCAGACTTGGGTTTGCAGGCCTATATGTACTATATTAAACTTACCCAATTACAAAACTAGTATGTCTTCACCATTTTCATTTGGGCTGTTTCCTTCTTCTGTACCTGGTTGGGCTACTATGCCCAAAACAATTTCCTCCCCCTCCCTCTCCCTTGTCCAAGCACAGCGTTATTTGTCGTGGAGTAAGTGATTTCACTATCAGAATGACACTTCAATCATATTGCCTTAGTTCAATCTGTTAAATTAAGTTCAGCCTTTCAACACAAAGAATTACAAAAAGGTGATTTAGCAAGGGAAGCTAAATTGAAGAGAGGGTTGATGGATTCAATATAACAGAGATGAAAATaatgaaaggaagaaaaatttTGTATTACTCACAAACAAATGATTTTTAAGAGCATCGGCAGTTCTCTGGTTTTTCCAAACTCTTGTACAAATGAATTGAGTATTTAGAGATTTACATGGAGAGGTTATAGAATCTCTTAATctaagaaaatatataaataaaaaataattttaaaaaattgcgaTTTCTAAAAAACTTTTCCTTAAAAAAGCTGttttcattctttttatttttacgcCGGGACTTTCCCGGCAGCTTCTAAATAATTCGGGCTAGACACGATTATCTTGGCTTCCTTTATACACTCTTAGCAAACCAACCAATAAATTCAAGCATTATAATATCGCCCTAGCATAGCTTTCGAACATTTTCGGTCTTAGCGATTATCTGAGTATTTTTCTGCCCTGTCTGGTCTTGATGAGCGTCCGAGTGTTTTGCTGCCATGTCAGCCTTGATGAGGGTTCATGCTACTTGTCCAGACCTGATGAGCTTCCGAGCTATTCATCTTGTCCGATCTGAACTACTTGCATGTGGTTTTTACAATACTCGCCTAATTTACAGGTCGTCCCACTTGTTCTTTTCAGTAGCTCATCCTGTTTGTCCTGCTCAGCAACTCGTCCCGTTTGGCAAGTCTTCTCATCAACTTTTAAAAGATTCGTCTGCTCATCAACTTTTAAAAGACTCGCCTGCTCATCAACTAGTCCCgtcaattttaaaagttttgtcCGACTGCTATAACCTCATTTCTTCgcaaaaatttttaaactttacaTGAATTTTGAAAAGAGTTATGACATAATTGAGTACGATGAAATGTGATAGCTTCTAAAATTTGAAGATATAATTTAGGGTTTCGTAGTTGATCGTATAATATTATTTggataaattatactttaagtccttaattttaatgtaattaaccAATTCCTTAAATCTCTGGtattttgagtcttttcatcCGTCGGCTATTGTTATATgagttgaattatttttattactccCTAAATTACAATTCTTATTAAACACTTTAATTCTTCCATTATCATTTCATAATTCACTTCAATTAAATGAACAAATTCAACAAATATTAAATACTTTAGTACTTATTATTACATAATACACATCAATTTTGATACTAACCATATTAGAACATCAACTATAATCTAGATTATCAATTTCAACtaattttaaatactttttatcatttaattatcatttactaaaatattttaattcttataatttaaatagatggaataaaaagtattttaaaaagaattttatctttttatactTTTGACCAATCAATAGCTTTtgatttaacattttaaatggataaaataatcaatttttttggATAGAttgaatttagttttaaaatataataattaatctattaattatattaaaaattataaattaaaatacatgtaaattttaattaaaatattcaataaatCCATTTTTGTTAGGTTAATTTTGAATGGAGGTTTGTGTTAGAATAAAGGGATAATAAGCATTCTGAAAAGGCAAGACAAAAACAAGAAGGGAGCAAATCCAAAGGAAAGGAACACAAAGATCTATAGAATCTGAAAGAAGACATGCTTGCTCTCATTAAACCAACACAAGTTAGGCTCCTAGGAGTTAGGTAGGTTTCCTTTTGACTCGGCTTAGCTTCTGGGATCTCATATCTTTCTTTCTGCTTTTACCTTTTTCACATCCTCAtgtaatttttaatgtttttaaggcATATCAATGTCACCACATGAACACCATCAtgtgaaaaaacaaaaaaaaaaagaagtctaCTTAGATTTTCTAGCAGACTTGGGGAAGTGAGAATGACCTAAAAGCCcaaattcaaatattcaaatgagGCCCATTTTGCACAATTCATAATAAAGAATTTACTAAGATGTTTTTTAGTATGGACATAATCTTTAAACCTCACCTCcacaaaaaaaagagaaaaaaagaagaaggaagcTTAGATAATTAACGTTTTGGGAAATGGGAGGCATCAGCCAAGGTTTAAGACAACAACAGCTTTGTCCCTTAGCGTGACAGCTgagctaaattttaaaatgggtCCACAAGTTCTATAATAGAAGTGGAAGAGAAGAGAGTTTGAGACCGAGAAGAGGTGGTCGTGCTGGTGGCGGGTGGGGTGGGGTGGGCTGGTGCAGTGAGGGAGTGAGACAAAACGGAATTTAATGAGAATATAGAAAGGCAAAGTGGCTTTGGAAATGAAgacaaaaagagaaagagaagctACAACACCCAGAAGACAATCAATGGAACCACCATCTTTCCACTTTGTCTTGTGTTTTTTACAAACTAAAGAGAATTCTGATTTGATTGATCATTCTGGGTTTTACAAGTTGTAATTTTCTTGTCATTGTTCACTCAACTTCTTCTTATCCCAAATTTACTTCATCATAAATAAAAATCACACACATTGCACTTTACTGTGCATTTCATTTTCAGTGGTACAGGTTCCAATatgttcttttaaataaaagcTGAAAGTGgggaattctttttttttttttttctcatttaataaaataagatgaattaaagaaaaaaaataaaaattttgaactaagACCAATTCAATAAATTGATACTCCAAAATATTCAGTTACTTATGGTACATCATTGTGAATAACAGAAGCTAATTAGAAGATTTAGTATGACAAAAGGATCCCAAGATTTTAGATTGTATAGATAGATTTTGGTATACGTAGTCTACCTAAACCAAAACTGATTTGGATTAGCCCTGGTGATCAAAATGGAGTTAGTGCCACTGAAATCACATGCGGTAGAAGGCTTAAAGAATGGGGAAAAAAACCTAAAATTCTCTGTGAAGATCACTGTACCACTCCAGACTACAACAACTATATGATAGTGATTGAACCTTGGAGAGATAGAGGCTCTCTGAACACTGCAGCCTTTCTTTTCTTGGCTTTATTTCTCTCTCCTTATCTCTCTCTAGACCTTTTATTGTATTAGATGATGGAATTTGAGCCTTCCAATGTGTAGCCAAAAAAAAGCTCACGGCTGTGGAGATTGGCTGCTGAAGCTGTAGCAGCTTCTTTGAAAGACCCAAAAGATTTGCTTTTTCTCTCTTTAACCATCCATTCTTGTTTCATCTACCCTTCA
Protein-coding sequences here:
- the LOC110604524 gene encoding uncharacterized protein LOC110604524 — its product is MVEQHGGCNVWPPVEAPLLNVPKDDHWRQFDNSVNAVSFGFVATAILISMFLVMAIFERFFRPTSARTHGDLESQMGFNAKLSHPSPKMTVYANGVSVLMPGDNIPTFIAHPAPVPCLPDRKLLMNSHSNPISNATSSSISGREN